ATTTCTAATGTAATTACTCCATTGCCCGGGTTAAACATCTTAACTTCATTAAGATATGAAAGTGTTGCTTATAAAGGTGGTATTATAGGACCAAACATTGCTTCTTCCTACAATCAGGGAGCATGGTCTCCAAAATTCGGAGTTGTCTATCAGATACTTCCGGACAAGTTCTCCGTTTTTGGAAACTATCAAAATAGTTTTTCAAGTAATGGTTATTATACCTCAGATAAAGCAGGAAACATCAACCTAGCTACTCCTGAAAGAGCCAATCAATTTGAAGGAGGAATCAAAACGAATCTTATAAAAGGAAGAGTTACTACTACTTTAAGTTATTATAATATCAAAGTAAAGAACACCCTTCTTAATACAGGTGAAATGACAGGAACCGGGCAGGCTGTACAAAACCAGGCCGGATCATTAACAAGTCAGGGTGTCGAATTAGAAGCCAATGCTTACCTGATCAAAGGTTTCTCTGTAATCGCCGGAGTAAGCTACAATGATATGAAATACACTGAAGCAGACAATACGGTCATAGGAAGAAGGCCGTCAACGGCATCATCTCCATGGTTGGTTAATTTTAATGCAAGCTATCAGTTCTTAGATGGAGGTTTAAAAGGACTGGGCTTTGGTGTAGGAGGTAATTACGCGAGTGATAATAAAATCGTAAACTCTACTACTATGGGAACATTTATACTTCCGAAATATCTGGTATTAAATGCCAATGCATTTTACGATACCAAGAAATTCAGAATAGGAGTTAAGGTAGACAATTTTACAAATGAGCATTACTGGAATGGATATACGACTGCAAACGCCCAGCCTTTAGCAAATATCCTGGGAAGTATTACTTACAAATTTTAATATCCCTTTTACCTCTAAATAAGAAATTTCTTCTATTTAATTATAATAAGCACCACAATAAAAGTCATTTCATTTAGTATGGCTTTTATTATTCTTTAAATAACATTTTTATGATAAATATCAATACTCTAATTTATTTAGAATAATTAAAAACAATATATTTGCAAAAATTTTTAGTTAACAAATTATAATCTACAGTTAGATCATAATCAATCAAGGCGCTGAAATATTCAAGCCGGCATGTTCAAAAAGAACAACGGTGTTACTATCAATCGTCTGACTTATAAATTTTAACAAAATAATTCAACACACATAAGGATCTTATAAACAATGAAAAGAGTAATAATAGGAGCTGCTTTATTATCAACTGTGATGGTATTTGCTCAGGAAAAAAAAGATACGATTAAATCAAACGATATTGAAGAGGTTGTAGTAAGCGGTAAGTACTATAAAAAATATGTAGAAAAAGAAGGTTCTTCTTCAATGCGTTTAGATGAAGCGCTTATCAAAATTCCTCAAAACATTTCTATTATTACGAACAGGGCTTTAGAAGATCAGCAGGTAACCACATTAAGCGATGGTGTATTACGAAATGTTGCCGGAGCACAAAGGTTAGAACACTGGGGAGATATGTATACCAGAGTTAACATGAGGGGTTCAAGAGCAGCTGCCTTTATGAATGGGGTAAATGTCACTTCAAACTGGGGACCTCTGAGTGAGGACATGAGCTTTGTAGATCATATTGAGTTCATCAAAGGCCCTTCCGGTTTTCTGATGTCAAATGGTGAACCAAGCGGTATTTATAATATCGTTACCAAAAAGCCTACCGGACAATCATTGAACGGAAGTGCCAGAGTAACGCTTGGAAGCTTTAATATGTACAGAGGAGAGACTGATATTGATACAAAAATTACAGATAAAGTAGCATTCCGATTGAATTTAATGGCTCAGAATAAAAAGAGCTTCAGAGACTATGAATTTAATGACAGGTACATTATCAATCCCTCATTAAAAGTAAACCTCACTGATAAAACAACTTTAACGGCAGAATACATTTATCAACGAGCTAAAATGTCTGAAGTTGGTTCCGCTTATGTATATAGTTTTGAAGGATATGGTACAAAACCAGTGGAATTTACAGTAACCGACCCTGGAATAGATCCTACTAAAATTACTAACAATACTGTAAACTTAAATTTACAACATAAATTTAACGAAAACTGGAAATTAACTACACAGTTAACTTATGTAAATGAGTATACTATGGGTAGTGATATCTGGCCAGGTAAATTTATATCTGACACTCAATTTATCAGAACACTCAATTTTTGGGAGGCAAGTAATGTAATGAAATTTGGACAGGCGTTTCTAAATGGTTATGTAAAAACCGGTCCTGTATCTCATAAAATTTTAGCAGGACTAGATTTGGGATCTAAAAAATATCTTGCTGATTGGTCAAGAAGTGGAGCATTAGATACAGAACAAAAACCATTTGATCTTAATTCTTCTACATACACACCACCTACCTCGTATCCTCATTTCGATAACCAAGGAAAATCTCTATTAGAAAGAGCCACACCATATGGAACAATTGAACAGGAGTATACAGGTGTTTATTTACAAGATGAATTAGGGTTCTTAGATGATGCTTTGAGATTAACTTTAGCAGCACGCTATACTAATGTTAAAGAAAATAGTTATGGAACAAAAACTGAAGCAAATAGGATTACTCCTCGCATTGGTTTGAGTTATTCCATAGATGCAAATACTTCAGCATATGCTCTATATGACCAAGCTTTTTCACCTCAGTCAGGATTATTCAGAGACGGAACTACAGCAAAACCAATCACTGGAAACAGTACAGAGATTGGATTCAAACGGGACTGGTTTGCCGGAAAATGGAATACAACTCTATCTTTATATAATATTAATAAAAATAATGCAATAGGAGGTGATCCTACTGATCCAACAGGAATTTTCTCAATCTTTCTTGGTAAAACGAGAGTACAAGGAGTAGAGTTTGATCTTAAAGGGGAAATTGTAAGAGGATTCAATGCAATATTTAATTATGCATTCACAGAAAATAAATTTACAGAAACAACACCATTAAGTAATAAGGGTGATAAAGTTCCTGGGTTTGCAAAACATACTGTAAATGGCTGGCTAAATTATACTTTTACACAAGGTGATTTAGAAGGTTTTGGGCTAAGCTTCGGAGGAACATTTCTGGGAGGAAGAAGTACATGGAATTGGGGAAGTACTAACGCTCCATTACAAATGAATGACTATCTTAAATTTGATGCAGGATTGTCTTGGGAAAATACAAAATTCAGAGTTGGTTTGAATGTATTTAATGTTTTCAACAGATATCTATATAGCGGAAGCAGCATTAACTTTACGATGGTAGATAATACTCAACGAGGAGGTTATTATTATCAAGCTGAAGCTCCGAGAAATTTCAGACTCTCAATAGGGTATAAATTTTAAATAAATAAAGGTTAATCGGTTTTTTCCGGTTAACTTTTTTCTATGCGTAAAAAACATCATCATAAGAAGAAAC
The sequence above is drawn from the Chryseobacterium daecheongense genome and encodes:
- a CDS encoding TonB-dependent siderophore receptor; its protein translation is MKRVIIGAALLSTVMVFAQEKKDTIKSNDIEEVVVSGKYYKKYVEKEGSSSMRLDEALIKIPQNISIITNRALEDQQVTTLSDGVLRNVAGAQRLEHWGDMYTRVNMRGSRAAAFMNGVNVTSNWGPLSEDMSFVDHIEFIKGPSGFLMSNGEPSGIYNIVTKKPTGQSLNGSARVTLGSFNMYRGETDIDTKITDKVAFRLNLMAQNKKSFRDYEFNDRYIINPSLKVNLTDKTTLTAEYIYQRAKMSEVGSAYVYSFEGYGTKPVEFTVTDPGIDPTKITNNTVNLNLQHKFNENWKLTTQLTYVNEYTMGSDIWPGKFISDTQFIRTLNFWEASNVMKFGQAFLNGYVKTGPVSHKILAGLDLGSKKYLADWSRSGALDTEQKPFDLNSSTYTPPTSYPHFDNQGKSLLERATPYGTIEQEYTGVYLQDELGFLDDALRLTLAARYTNVKENSYGTKTEANRITPRIGLSYSIDANTSAYALYDQAFSPQSGLFRDGTTAKPITGNSTEIGFKRDWFAGKWNTTLSLYNINKNNAIGGDPTDPTGIFSIFLGKTRVQGVEFDLKGEIVRGFNAIFNYAFTENKFTETTPLSNKGDKVPGFAKHTVNGWLNYTFTQGDLEGFGLSFGGTFLGGRSTWNWGSTNAPLQMNDYLKFDAGLSWENTKFRVGLNVFNVFNRYLYSGSSINFTMVDNTQRGGYYYQAEAPRNFRLSIGYKF